From Hydrogenispora ethanolica, the proteins below share one genomic window:
- a CDS encoding P-II family nitrogen regulator: MKKIEAIIREEKLGEVKEALEKLNIFGMTVFDVKGRGSQRGISLQWRVGEYRVDFLPKKLIMLVVKDSECQAVVDTICDISGSGAAGDGKIFISAIDEVVRVRTKESGENVL; encoded by the coding sequence ATGAAAAAGATCGAAGCGATCATTCGCGAAGAGAAACTGGGCGAAGTGAAAGAGGCTTTGGAAAAACTGAATATCTTCGGGATGACGGTGTTCGATGTCAAGGGCCGCGGCAGTCAGCGGGGCATCTCCCTGCAATGGCGGGTGGGCGAGTACCGGGTCGATTTTTTGCCCAAAAAACTGATCATGCTGGTCGTCAAGGATTCCGAATGCCAGGCGGTGGTCGACACCATCTGCGACATCAGCGGTTCCGGCGCCGCCGGCGACGGGAAGATCTTCATCTCCGCCATCGACGAGGTGGTCCGGGTCCGCACCAAAGAGAGCGGCGAAAACGTTTTGTAA
- a CDS encoding ammonium transporter has protein sequence MNTGDTAWILISSALVMLMTPALGLFYGGMVRKKNLLSTIMFSFSMIALISIQWIVYGYSLSFGPDVHGLIGTFKWLGLSGVGYAPNPDYATTIPHLAFATFQMMFAVITPALISGAFVERIKFSSFLIFSVLWATLVYNPVCHWVWALGGWIRNLGALDFAGGTVVHITAGFSALAFSMVIKKRKGFSTVAMEPNNVPFTVIGAALLWFGWFGFNGGSALGSNGLAVNAFLTTNTAAAAAGLTWMAINWLYRRPSAIGMATGAVVGLVSITPASGFVSPASAIVIGAVGAAISYFCIMIRNHWKIDESLDVWACHGMGGLWGAIATGIFASKAINPAGADGLLLGNGALLGAQVISAAVVIVFSFAVTYGLAKLIDLVLGLSVTDAEEQVGLDISQHGEEAYY, from the coding sequence ATGAACACCGGCGACACCGCATGGATATTAATTTCATCGGCTTTGGTCATGTTGATGACTCCGGCGCTGGGCCTTTTCTATGGCGGGATGGTCCGGAAGAAGAATTTGCTCTCAACGATCATGTTCAGCTTTTCGATGATCGCTTTGATCAGCATTCAATGGATCGTATACGGATACAGCTTATCGTTCGGCCCGGATGTGCACGGCCTGATCGGCACCTTCAAATGGCTGGGATTGAGCGGCGTGGGGTATGCTCCGAACCCCGACTACGCGACGACCATTCCCCATTTGGCCTTCGCAACGTTTCAGATGATGTTCGCCGTCATTACCCCCGCCTTAATCTCGGGAGCATTCGTGGAACGGATCAAGTTCAGCAGCTTCTTAATCTTCTCGGTGCTGTGGGCGACTTTGGTTTATAATCCGGTTTGCCACTGGGTCTGGGCCCTGGGCGGCTGGATCCGGAATCTCGGCGCGCTGGACTTCGCCGGCGGCACCGTGGTCCATATCACGGCCGGATTCTCGGCCCTGGCCTTCTCGATGGTGATCAAGAAACGCAAGGGATTCAGCACCGTGGCCATGGAGCCGAACAACGTGCCTTTCACGGTCATCGGCGCGGCCCTGCTCTGGTTCGGCTGGTTCGGCTTTAACGGCGGCAGCGCGCTCGGGAGCAACGGTCTGGCCGTCAACGCCTTCCTGACCACCAACACCGCGGCCGCCGCCGCCGGCTTGACCTGGATGGCGATCAACTGGCTCTATCGCCGTCCCAGCGCCATCGGCATGGCCACCGGCGCAGTCGTCGGCCTGGTCTCGATCACTCCAGCCTCCGGTTTCGTCTCCCCTGCCTCCGCCATTGTCATCGGCGCGGTCGGAGCGGCCATCTCCTACTTCTGCATCATGATCCGGAATCACTGGAAGATCGACGAATCGTTGGATGTCTGGGCCTGCCACGGCATGGGCGGTCTCTGGGGCGCCATCGCCACCGGCATCTTCGCCAGCAAAGCCATTAACCCGGCCGGAGCCGACGGACTGCTTCTCGGTAATGGCGCCTTGCTGGGAGCGCAGGTCATCTCCGCCGCCGTGGTGATCGTCTTCTCGTTCGCGGTTACTTACGGCCTGGCCAAACTGATCGATCTGGTCTTGGGCCTGAGCGTCACCGATGCCGAGGAACAAGTCGGCCTGGACATCTCCCAGCACGGCGAGGAAGCATATTACTAA
- a CDS encoding helix-turn-helix domain-containing protein, whose translation MSCSDKTSPTRVSINDLSLALSNIGNAYHRGASPSVMSELKQKYQSEGIESLYAAPLVPKSHPKSTPPATVQRILGLCLEHPGWGCIRISEHLKKYNIKISSPTVQNILIKYHLGTKTERLNALETNHAADFSVLSDEQLHLLEAANPCLRERNDESVRPGEVLAQDTLFLKSLKHLGKLYLHIVIDTFSSYAFGLIHPSKVPDCAVALLHNDVLPFFRGRQLPVAAVITNKNREYYGGPRHHYQLYLALNEIDHRVIQSDLHRTNGFIERFENIAVAEFFNPLCQAPPLQSVEQLQEEFERWLHHYNAERPHDRYRNLGAIPLQRIGSSNIQTSSL comes from the coding sequence ATGAGCTGCTCCGATAAGACCAGTCCCACACGGGTAAGCATCAACGATCTGTCATTGGCACTGAGCAACATCGGCAACGCTTACCATCGTGGCGCCTCGCCTTCCGTGATGTCGGAACTAAAACAGAAATATCAAAGCGAGGGCATCGAAAGCCTATACGCGGCCCCGCTCGTTCCCAAATCACATCCCAAGTCCACTCCGCCCGCGACCGTCCAGCGAATCCTGGGTCTCTGCCTCGAACACCCGGGTTGGGGGTGCATCCGCATCAGCGAGCATCTCAAAAAATACAATATCAAAATCAGTTCGCCGACGGTCCAAAACATTCTGATCAAATATCACCTAGGCACCAAGACAGAGCGATTGAACGCGCTGGAGACGAATCACGCCGCCGATTTTTCGGTGCTCAGCGACGAACAGCTGCATCTATTGGAAGCCGCCAACCCCTGTCTGCGGGAGCGGAACGACGAGAGCGTCCGGCCCGGGGAAGTCCTGGCTCAGGATACTTTGTTCCTCAAATCGCTCAAACATTTGGGAAAGCTCTACCTGCACATCGTCATCGACACCTTCAGCAGCTATGCCTTTGGGCTGATCCATCCCAGCAAAGTCCCGGATTGCGCGGTAGCCCTCCTGCACAACGACGTTCTGCCTTTCTTTCGCGGCCGCCAGCTGCCGGTAGCCGCCGTCATCACCAATAAAAACCGGGAGTATTACGGCGGACCACGGCATCACTATCAACTCTATCTGGCTCTCAACGAGATCGATCACCGCGTGATTCAATCGGATCTCCACCGGACCAACGGATTCATCGAACGGTTTGAAAACATCGCCGTTGCCGAATTCTTCAATCCGCTCTGTCAGGCGCCGCCGTTGCAGAGCGTCGAACAACTGCAGGAAGAGTTCGAACGTTGGCTGCATCATTACAATGCCGAACGGCCTCACGATCGCTACCGCAATCTCGGGGCCATCCCCTTGCAAAGAATCGGCTCTTCGAACATACAAACCTCCTCCCTGTAA
- a CDS encoding IclR family transcriptional regulator, producing MVFLKKASELREIKVKTVERTLALLEILAEQNSLLSLTKLSQISKLSISTTYRLLNTLCRSGFVDRDKLTGHYRLGYKAFLIGNAALQSVELRPIALPYMNQLASDLRESIYLSVLSNHNVIYSDCIKASGPIQFGIQTGIPVPSCQTSSGKVMLAFLPADERRKWSEFFSGSQLLSDPGRFAAVLDSIHQQGFAAEVSDFSGTVREISVPIFNYLKICSGALSVFRPVSGTSLTPEEQLLLEQLQAAAKAISLSLGYSPSDH from the coding sequence GTGGTTTTTTTGAAAAAAGCCTCGGAACTTCGCGAGATCAAAGTCAAGACCGTCGAACGGACGCTGGCACTCCTCGAAATACTGGCCGAACAGAACAGCCTACTCAGCCTCACCAAGCTCAGTCAGATCTCCAAACTCAGCATCAGTACGACGTATCGTTTATTAAACACCTTATGCCGCAGCGGGTTCGTCGACCGCGACAAGTTGACCGGTCATTACCGGTTGGGGTACAAGGCGTTCCTGATCGGTAACGCCGCGTTGCAGTCGGTGGAACTCAGACCCATCGCCCTGCCCTACATGAACCAGCTGGCCTCGGATTTAAGGGAATCAATTTATCTATCCGTGTTATCCAACCACAACGTCATCTATTCCGACTGCATCAAAGCTTCGGGACCGATCCAGTTCGGGATCCAGACCGGCATCCCGGTCCCCTCCTGCCAGACCAGCTCCGGCAAGGTGATGTTGGCTTTTCTCCCCGCCGACGAACGCCGCAAATGGAGCGAGTTCTTCTCCGGCAGCCAGCTCCTCAGCGACCCGGGCCGGTTCGCCGCGGTCCTGGATTCCATTCACCAGCAGGGTTTCGCCGCCGAGGTCAGCGATTTCAGCGGCACAGTTCGGGAAATCAGCGTGCCGATCTTCAATTATCTGAAGATCTGCAGCGGCGCCCTGAGTGTCTTCCGTCCCGTCTCCGGTACATCCTTAACCCCCGAGGAGCAGCTTCTCCTCGAACAACTGCAAGCCGCGGCCAAAGCAATCTCCTTGTCGCTCGGCTATTCTCCTTCCGACCACTAG